A stretch of DNA from Saccharospirillum mangrovi:
CTGGTCGAGGTCGTCGGCGCTCAGGCAATCCGGCGCTGGCGGCAGACTGAGCGTGCGGCTCAGGCGTTTGTTCCAGAGTGTCAGCGGTTGTTCGATCAGGTTTTCGACCAGTTCGGTGCGGTTGCGGCCTTCGGTTGAGCGTTGCTCGAAGGCTTCCATTTTCTGCGGCTCCAGCAGCCACAACGCCCAATAACCCAGGTTGTGATACAGCACGCTCCAGTAATCGGATTCGCCCCAGGGCAGGCGGCGCAATTCGAACCACTGTTTCATCAATTGCGCCGCGACCAGACTGTCGCCGATGTTCAGCCGTAAGCCGCGATAAGCGGTGCTGCCGGGGCTGATGCGCGGAATGGCGCGGTTCAGGTTCATGAGCCGCTGCACGCCGAGCACGGCGACGGCGTGGTCCAGCGTGGTCAGTTGTTGATCGCGCCGGGCGAAAATGCGGTTGGCCTGCCCCATGATTTGCAGCGCCAGCAGCGGGTCTTCGCGCATGGCGAGATTCCACGCCGACAGCGCCGCCTCGGGTGACGGCAAGGCGCTGATTGGCAACAGAGCGGGCAAAGTGGCGGCTTGGATGCGTTCAAGCCAGAGGTTGGAAGTGGTCATCCGGTGGTCGTCGGGTCCAAATCAAAATCAGGCCCCGATCGTGTCGGGGTGGGTCGGCAATCCCAGCGTCCAACCCACTCCTCAGTGTGGTTCAAAAACGCTGTTTTAACCAGTCGCCCAACGCCTGGCGTTCGGCGTCGGTCATCTGGGTGCGGTTCAAAAACGGCATGTCACGAGTGACGACCGCGCGCTGGGTAATGCGGCCGGACCACCGCTCAATCTGCGCCAGGTCGTCGAGCATGACGCCCAGCGGCGCTGTGGGAAACATCGAATCGGTCGGCGCGGCGGAATGGCAACTGGCGCAGCGGGTTTGGACCAAGGCCAAAGCGTCGGCGTCGGACATCACTGGCGTTGCTTCGCTGTGTGCGCTGCTGGCGGTATTGGCCGATGCGGTGGCTTTCGGCCAGCTCAGAATCGCCGCCATCAACACAAAGGCCAGCGCCGCGGCGACCAGATAGGCCGGCTGGCGTTGGCCGCGATGCGCCAGATTGAAGTAATGCCGCACGCACACACTGATGGCGATGATGGCCATCAGAATCAGCCAGCTGTCGTCGCCTTGATAGGTCATCGGGTAGTGGTTACTGATCATCAAAAAGATGACCGGCAACGTGAAATAGTTGTTGTGCACGCTGCGTTGTTTGCCGGTGAGGCCCGGTTTCGGGTCCGGCAGTTCACCGGCGGCGACAGCGGCGACCATCTTGCGCTGGCCGGGAATGATCTTGAAGAAAACGTTGGCGACCATGATGGTGCCGATCAGCGCGCCCATGTGAATAAAAGCGCCGCGTCCGGAAAAGGTGTGCGTCAGCAGCCAGGCGAAGCCGCAACCGATGGCGAAAATCAGCACGCCGAACCAGCGGCTTTCGACCAGCCGGGTGCGGCACAAGGCGTCGTAAATCAGCCAGCCGGCGAGCAGAAAACCGAGGCCGTACAGCACGGCGCGGCCGGTGCTCAGTGGCAGCACGTTGGGGTCAATCAAATAGGCTTGTGCGCCGAAGTAATACACCCAGGTCAGCAACAGCATGCCGGTGATCCAGGTGGTGTAGGCCTCCCATTTGAACCAGTGCAAATGTTCCGGCATCTGTTTCGGGCCGACTTTGTATTTGGCGACTTCGTAAAACCCGCCGCCGTGAATGGCCCACAAATCACCGCCGATACCGGCGTCTTTTTTCCACTGTGGCGGCTCGGTCAGGTGGTTATCCAGCCAGATAAAATAAAACGACGCGCCGATCCAGGCGACGCCGGCGATGACATGAAACCAGCGCAAAAACAGGCTGACCCATTCGGCGAAAAAGACGTCCATTAACTGCCTCGATAGGTGGAATAGCCAAAGGGACTGACCAGCAACGGCACGTGATAGTGCGCGTCCGCGCCGCTCAGTTGAAAGCAGACGGTGGCCTCGGGATAAAACGCCTGGCCGTGGGTGGCGTTCAGGTAATCGCCGGTGTGAAAGGTGAGCCGATAAATGCCGTCGGCAAAACCGCCGTCGGGCCAGTCGCCAAAGCGACCGTCATCGTTGGTGACGCCTGCGGCGATAACGGTGCCTTCGGCGTCGCACAGCGTCAGTTTCATGCCGCGTGCCGGCTGGCCGAGCGTGGTGTCCAGCACGTGAGTGGACAGGCTGTGACTCATGCGTTTCCCCTTCTTGTTTTGAGCGCGAATTCAGGTTGCCGGTTCGTTGTCCAGTACCGCCTCGTCCAACCGCTTCAAGGTGATTTTCAGTTGCTGCGCCGCCGCCAGTTTCAGTTCCTGGTCGGTGCTGTTGTTAATGCGGGCGTTGAGCAACTCGAGCATTTGTTCGGCGGTTTTGCCGCTGGCGAAGACGATAAAAATAAAGCCGTGGCGTTTCAGGTAGGCCTTGTTGCCGTCTGCGAGCGCTTGCAAGGTGGCTTCGGACGCACCGATAGCGCCGGACTGCTCGGCGTTGGAAAGGTCTTTGCTGGCGTGATATTTGGCGCGCAGGCTGTTGATGTCGCCGATCATCGGGTGGCCTTCGAATGCCTCGCGCCAGTCATCGGCGTTGGTGCCGGCCCAGTGGATGCGGGCGCTGTCGAGCAAGTCAGTGCGGTGTTTGAACGGGCGTGCGGCAACCATCCGTTCGATCCAGCGTTCGGCGGTGCAGGTGGTGCGCAAAAACGCCGCCATCTGATCGGCCGGCAGGGCGTTGAGTTCGTCCAAGGTCATTCACTGGGTTCCTGGTTCAGTGACCGGCTTTGCGGCCAGTTCAGGCCGGTGGCTTTTTTCGCCGGTTGCGCGGTGTTGGCGTGCAACCGTTGAATCAACTGAGCGGCAATCGACACCGCCACTTCCGCCGGTCGTTTGCCGGGAATGTCGAGCACGCCGACCGGGCACAGCATCCGTTCGATGTCGGCCTGCGACCAACCGCGATGCGCCAGGCGCTGGCGGAAACGTTTCGCTTTGGTGGCCGAACCGATAACGCCGAGGTAACCGATATCCGGCCGTTTCAGCGCTGCCTGCACCAGTTCGAAATCGAGCTGATGGTTGTGCGTCAGAATCAACACCCAACTGTGCTCGGGCAGATCGGCGATGGCGTCGACCGGGTTGGCGAGGCAGTCGGTGGTGACACCGGCCGGGGCGTCGGCCAGCCAGTCGGGCCGGGAATCGATCCAGCTCAGTTGCAAATCCAGCGGCGCCAGAATCGGTAGCAAGCGCTGGGCCACATGGCCGGCGCCGAATATCGCCAACGGTTGGCGGCTGCTGACCAGCACTTCAAACAGCAATTGCGCGGCGCCGCCACAACATTGGCCGCGACTGGCACCGAGTTCGATCTGCTCGACTTCGGTGCGCGCGCTTCCGCCGGCCAGCAGTTCGCGGGCGCGGGCAATCGCCTGGAATTCGAGATTGCCGCCGCCGATGGTGTCCCATTGTTCGCCGGCGGTAACCACCATCTTGGTGGCGGCGTCGCGCGGCGTGGAACCGGCGGTGGCGAGCACGGTGATCAACACCAGCGGCTCGCCGTTTTGCTGCAACTCGTTAAGGGCTTCGAACCAGCGCCAATGCCGTTTCATGCGCTCACCTTGGTGTGTTCTTTCAGTGCTTCGACGGCCATCAGCACGCGTTCGGGCGTGGCGGGCGTGTCGAGCGCCGGGCTGATTTGGTAATCGGCGACGCTGGCGATGGCGTCGCGCAATGCACACCAGACGCTGATCGGCAGCATCAACGGCGGTTCGCCGACGGCTTTCGATTTGAACACCGTGTCTTCGCGGTTCGGTTGCGGGTAGAGCGCGACGTTGAAAATCGGCGGCGTATCGCCGATGGCGGGAATCTTGTAGTTGGCCGGGCTGTTGGTCAGCAGACGGCCGGCCGCGTCCCATTTCAGTTCTTCGCTGGTCAGCCAGCCCATGCCCTGAATAAAGCCGCCTTCGATCTGGCCAAGGTCGAGCGCCGGGTTGATGCTGTCGCCGACGTCGTGCAACACATCGACGCGATCAACCGAGTATTCGCCGGTCAAGGTATCGATGCTGACTTCCGAACAGGACGCGCCGTAGGCGAAATAAAAGAACGGCCGGCCACGACCGTTTTGCGCGTCCCACTCCAGTTTCGGCGTGCGATAGAAGCCGTTGGCCGACAGTGAAATGCGATTCAAATAAGCGGTTTGCACCAGTTCGGCGAAGCTGAATTGCTCGCTGCCAATTTTCACTTGCCCATCAGCAAACTGAACCTGATCCGGGCGCACGCCGTAGTGGTCGCTGGCGAATTCGGTGAGCCGTTGTTTAATCGCCCGCGCCGCGTTTTGTGCCGCCTTGCCGTTCAGATCGGTGCCGCTGGAAGCCGCCGTCGGCGAGGTGTTCGGCACCTTGTCGGTGCGGGTGGCGGAGACCTGAACCGTGTCCAGCGCGACGCCGAATTCGCTGGCGACAATCTGCGCCACCTTGGTGTACAAACCCTGGCCCATTTCGGTGCCGCCGTGGTTCAGATGAATCGAACCGTCGGTGTAGACGTGCACCAGCGCACCGGCCTGGTTCAGGTGCTTGGCGGTAAAGGAAATGCCGAATTTCACCGGCGTCAGCGCCAGGCCTTTTTTGATGATGGGGCTGCGTTGGTTGAACTCGGCGATGGCGGCGCGGCGCGTCCAGTATTCGCTGGTGCTTTCCAGCCGCTCGATCAACTCGGGCAGGATGTTGTCTTCAACCGTCATCTGGTACGGCGTGACATCGCGCTCGCCGCGGCCGTAGAGGTTGCGTTTGCGGATCGTCAGCGGGTCTTCACCGCGATGCCGGGCGATGTCGTCCATCGCCGCCTCAATCGTCATCATGCCTTGCGGGCCGCCGAAGCCGCGAAAGGCAGTGTGCGACACGGTGTTGGTGAAACAGCGGTAACCGTCGATGGCTGAAGCGCCGAGGAAATAGCCGTTGTCGGCGTGAAACATGGCGCGGTCGACAATGGCGTTGGACAAATCCGGCGAATAACCGCAGAAACCGTTGATCTCAATCTTGGCGGCCTGAATCACACCGGCGTCGTCGAAACCCAGGTGCCAGCGGTTGTCGAACGGGTGGCGTTTGCCGGTGGCGGTCATGTCGACGCTGCGCGGCAAGCGCAGTTTTACCGGCCGGCCGGTGTGGTGCGCCAGCAGCGCCGCAATGCAGGCCCACTGCGCCGCCTGGCTTTCCTTGCCGCCAAAGGCGCCGCCCATACGGCGCACATCGACGGTGACTTTGTTGAACGAAATGCCCAGCACTTCGGCAACCAGTTTCTGCACTTCCGACGGATGCTGGCTGGAGCAATACACCAGCATGCCGCCGTCTTCTTCGGGAATCACCAGACTGACCTGGCCTTCCAGATAAAAATGTTCCTGTCCGCCAATCTGAATGCGACCGCTCAGTTGATGCGGCGCGGTGTTCATGGCGCTGTCGGCGTCGCCATTGCGGAAATGCACCGGCTTGCCGACGTCGGCGTTTTGGGCGCGCGCCTGCTCGACGCTGAGAATGGCGTCGCTGGGTTCGATCTCCCAAACCGCACTTTTAACGGCCAGTCGCGCCTGTTCGAAGCGGTCGGCGGCGACGGCAAACAACGGCTGGCCGTGGAACAGAATGCGCTCTTCGGCCAACACAGGATCGCCACCAAACACCGCGCCGATGTCGGTGTGGCCGGGCACGTCGGCGACGGTGATGACGCGCTGCACGCCGGGCGCGTTACGCACGGCATCCAGTTGCAATGATTTCAAAATGCCAGCGGCGACATCAGCCTGGCCGACAGCCGCGTGCAGCAAACCGGCCGGTTCCGGCAGGTCGTCGATATAGCGTGCCGTTCCTGCGACTTGGCGACGGGCGCTGTCGTGTTCGACCGGCTGGCCGGCCTGGCCGGGGGTCTGGCCGGGTTTGAGCAGGGCGTCGGTGAGTTTACGCATGGTGGAAGACTCCCGGGTTGGCGACGCGCAGCGGCTCGGCGCCGCCTTTCGATTCGAGCACAAACCGCCGCCACAGATTGGCGGTGACGGTGACGCGGTATTGAGCGCTGGCGCGCACGTCGTCGATGGGGTGCAGGCGCGCAGCCAGATTGGCGGCGGTCGCTTCGACATCCAGGTTAGACCAGGACTGACCAAGCAGCGCGTCGGTCCAGTTTTTTAACGCCAGCGGCGTTGCCGCCAAGCCGCCGAAACCGGCACGCAGCGCGCTGATTTGGTCGCCATCGCGTTCTAAATAGAAACAGGCGCAGACGGTGGAAATGTCATCCTCGAAGCGTTTGGAAATCTTGTAGGCGCGGACGAAGGCATTCGGGCGGCGGCGTGGAATATGAACGGTGTCAATCCACTCGCCAGTGTGCAGCACGGTCTGGCGATAGCCGGTGATCAGTTCGGTGACCGGCAGGCGGCGTTCGCCGGTCTGGCTCGCCAGCGTGACTTCAGCGCCGAGCGCGATCAGCAGCGGCGGTGTATCACCAATCGGCGAAGCATTGCCGAGATTGCCGCCCAGCGTGCCGCGGTTACGAATCGGCGTGGAACCGAGGCGTTCCAGCCACTCGCGCGCTTCGGGGTAATCGGCCAGCAGTGCCGGTGCCAGATCGGCGTAGGTAACGGCCGCGCCGATGTTGATCCAGTTGGGATCGACAGTCAGCAGTTGCAGTTCGGCAACCTGAGTCAGGTCGATCAACGCCGGCAGCGGTCTCACCAGTTGGGTTTTCTCCAGCGCCAGGTCGGTGCTGCCGGCACTGAAACGGGCGTCCGGTTGCGCTTTGATGATTGCGCCCAGTTCGGCCCGGTTGTGCGGTTGCCAGAAACCGATGCCGTCGTCGTTCGGCGCCGCTGGCAGTGCCTTGAGTTCGGCTTCGATGTCGGCGGCGGCCAGGCTGAAGCGGTCGCCGTGGCGTTGCTGCAACAAGTCCAGCGCCGCGTCGATGATCGGCCGGTAGCCGGTGCAGCGGCACAGGTTGCCGGACAGGGCGTTCAACACAGCGTCGCGGTCGGGCGCGACATCGCAGTGATAGAGCGCGAACAGACTCATGATGAAGCCCGGCGTGCAGAAACCGCATTGCGAGCCGTGGTGTTTCACCATCGCCTCCTGCACCGGATGCAACTGGCCGCTGTCGGCCAGATGTTCGACGGTGAGTACCTGCTTGCCATTCAGACTGTGTACGAAAGTGATGCAACTGTTGATGGCGCGATAGCGCAGCCCCGCTTCGGTGCGTTCGCCGACAACCACGGTGCAGGCACCGCAATCGCCCGAGGCGCAGCCTTCTTTGGTGCCGGTCAGGTGGGCGTCCAGACGCAGGTATTCGAGTAGGGTCTGGTCCGGGTCGGTGGTCGGCAGGTCGATGCGCGTCCGGTTCAATAAGAAGGTGGTCATGCCATGACTCGCTGTTATCGGGCAGACGAACACGGCTGTCTGCGCCTGTTATGGTTCATTGGGCAATGCAAATTGAAGACCATAATATGACCGAGCGGTCAGGAAATGCAAAAAGCGAGAGGGGGCCGGCGGTTGCGTTGCCCGGCCGGTTTTAAACCGGGCAACGCGCGAACCAATTCAGTGCGCAATAAAATGCGTTGCGCTGAATTGGTTCGGGGCGGCTAGGCCGAAGCAGTGGCGCGTCGGGGTTGCAGCCGCATTTCCGGAATAAAGCCGGTAACGATCAAACCCAGCAGTATGACGCCGGCCTGAGTCCACAGAATGATGCTCATGCTGGTGGACCAGGCGCCGCGCAGCTGATGTTCCAGTTGGTCGGCGGCGGCCAGGGCCTGTTGGTGCTGTGCCTCGTCGTTCAGCGTCAGCGCCGGGTCCAACGCTGCATAGCGGGCGTCGATGGCGGTTTTCAGTTCAGCCAGATCGAGATGCGGTTGCGGGTTGTCGGCCGCGCTCAGCTCGATCACCGCCGGGTAATCGGCCAGTACGTCCGGGATGGCTGGCAGAATGTGGCTCGACAACTGAGTGTGCATCACCACCGCGAACAGCGTGCCCATCACCGCCACGCCCAGGGTTGAGCCCAACTGGCGGGTGAAGTTGGCGGCGCTGGACGCCATGCCGATCTTATCGGCCGGGGCGGAGTTGATCATCATCTGGGTGAACAGCGGCATGGACGGCCCCAGGCCAATACCCAACAGCACGATGCGGGTAGTGACCGCCAACTGGCTCTGGTCCGGGCTCAGCGACAGCGCCATCCAGATCACGCCGGCCATCAGCAACAGCAGGCTGGGGATCAGAATCGGCTTGTAGGCGCCGACGCGCGAGACCAACTGGCCGCTGGCGATGTTGCCGAAAACGATGCCCATCATCAGCGGAATCAGGCTGGCGCCCGAGGCGGTCGCGCTGGTGCCCAGAGCGTTCACCATATAGAGCGGCAAAAACACCAGGATGCCGAAGAAGGCCGCGCCGATTAAAAAGCTCGCCAGCGCAGACAGGCCATAGCGCGCGCCCAGAAACAAACGCAATTCGATGATCGGTTCCGGCGAGTGCCATTGGTGCCAGCCAAACGCCAGGGTTGATAAACCCGACAGCGCAAACATGCCCAGCGTTTGCGGCGCGCTCCAGGCGTAGCTTGTCGGCGCCAGGGCCAGCGCCAGCAGCAATGGAATAACCGCCAACAGCAGCAGCGACGCACCCAGATAATCGACCCGGCGTGGGCCGGTGTGGCGCAGCGTCGGCATGCGCGTCAGCACGAAGGTTAGGGCGACGGCGGCCACCGGCAGGTTGACCAGGAAGATCCAGTGCCAGCCGGCCAGGTCGGTCAGAATGCCGCCGATGGCCGGGCCAATCACCGAGCTGACGCCAAAGACCGCGCCGAACAGGCCCTGATAACGTGGCCGTTCTTCCGGCGTGAACAGATCGCCAATCACCGCCATGGCGTTGGTCATGATGGCGGCACCGCCGACGCCTTGCAGCGCGCGCGCCAGCACCAGTTCCAGTGGCGATTGCGCCAGCGCGCAGAACACGCCAGCCAGGCAGAACAGCACGATGCCAGCGGTGATGCTGTTGCGGCGGCCGTACAGGTCGGACAGCTTGCCCCAGATGGGCAGCGTGGCGGTGCTGGTCACCAGATAGGCAGTGGCGATCCAGGTGATCCAACTGGTCGGGAACGCCAGCTCGCGCACGATGTCGGGCGTGGCGGTGGCGACAATGGTTTGGTTCAAGGCCGCGAGGAACAGCGCCAGCATGGCGCCGATCAGGGTGGCGTTGCGTTCGGCCTTAGTGAATTCAGTCTTCGGCATTTACAACTCCTCGGTTAGCGCGGTCGCCAGCTTCTCCAAAGCGGAGGTGGCGGCCAGCAGTTCGTCTTGGCTTAACCCCGAACGCTCGACCAGATCGTGCAGCGCCGATGACACGTGCTGCACCAGCGTTTCGCCTTTGTCGGTCAGCGACAGCAAAAAGCGGCGGCTGTCGGTCGGGTCGAGTTCGCGTTCGATCAGGCCCTGGTTGAGTCCGCGCTCGATCAGGTGCGACACGCGTGAATTGGACACCTGAATGCGTTTGCTGATGTCGCTGGGCGAACGGACGCCCTGCGCGATGGACGCCAGCAATGGGAAATCGGTGAACGGATGTCCGGTTTCCTGCTCGAAACGGGCGGCCATGACCGGCTTGATCAGCATGCCGTAGCGGCGCACGGCCACTTGGAAGCGTTGGCTGTCCTGGGGTTGGGGTTTCATTTCACGTCCTAAATAATTTAGTTTAGGTAGTAAATAGTTTATTCAGGAAAATGAGACGCGCCAGTGTGGATCGCCGTTAGAGCGGAAATTGGCAGCCGCCCTGGCTGTCAATCAATCGGTACAGGTTGTCCAGACGGGCGTTGGAGAGGGCGCGGTAGTCGAAGTAGGGCGTCAAAATCAGCCGCTGGGACGGCGACCAGTCAAAGCCGTTGAGCGGTTGCAGATCGGCCAGTAAGTGCAGACCGCACGATTCGGCGTAGGCCTTGCCCATCACCAAACGCCAACTTTCGGATGGCGTTGAATGGGGAGGCGAAAACAACAGCGCCGTGCCGGAACCGGCCTGCAATAAGCGCTGTTCGCGGCAGTCCTGCCAGCTCGGTTCACGCGGCGACAGCCGATGCAGCAGCTTGGCGTAGAGGTTGAAAATCTTGCGCCAATGGTTGCCGGTGGCGGTGACCAACTGCGCCAGTTCGCCAGCGGCAAACGGATGCATTTGGTCGAGGCCGTCGTATGGCGCCTGCGGCGGCCGGTGTGGTGCGTAGACGCTCAAGATGGCGTTGGCATCGCCCAGGCCGATGGCGGTTGGGTGTGGTCGCTGTGCGGGGTTGGATGGCATCGATGGTGGGATCTTGTTCTATTGGTCGGTTTTTTGCTGTGAAATGCGCTGTCTGTTTTTGTCTGTTTCTGTAGGGAGTGTACTGATGTCGTCATCGCAATCGAACCCGCCGGCCAATTATCCGCGTGATCTGGTCGGCTACGGGGCCAACCCGCCCAAGGCGCAGTGGCCGAATGGCGCCCGCCTGGCGGTGCAGTTTGTCATCAATTACGAAGAAGGCGGCGAGAACTGCCAACTGCATGGCGATGCCGAATCGGAACGTTTTCTGTCGGAAATCGTCGGTGCCGAGGCGTACCCGGAACGCCATCTGAGTATGGAAAGCATCTACGAATACGGCAGCCGCGCCGGCTTTTGGCGGCTGCATCGCCTGTTCACCGAACGGCAATTGCCGGTCACCGTTTTTGGCGTCGCCATGGCGATGGAACGACACCCGAACGCCGTTGAAGCGATGTTAAAAGCCGACTGGGAAATTGCCTCGCACGGTTATCGCTGGATTCATTATCAGAACGTCCCGGAAACGGTTGAGCGCGAACACATGGAACGCGCCATCGACATTCACCAGCGCATGACCGGCAAACACCCGGCCGGCTGGTACACCGGTCGCACCAGCCCGAACACGTTAAAACTGTTCGCGCAGCGGCCGGAATTTTTGTATTGCTCAGACAGCTACGCCGACGATTTGCCTTATTACGATCTGAATTATCAACGCCCGATTCTGATGGTGCCCTACACCCTCGACAGCAACGACATGCGGTTTGCCACGCCGCAAGGCTTTAATACCGGCGAGCAATTTTTCACCTATTTGAAAGACGCCTTTGATGTGCTGTACGACGAAGGATCGGTCGCGCCGCGGCTATTAAACGTCGGCTTACATTGCCGGCTGGCGGGCCGTCCGGGCCGCTTTGCCGGGCTGAAACGTTTTGTCGATTATGTGCAGTCGCACTCAGACGTTTGGGTCACCACGCGCGAAGCTATCGCGCTGCATTGGCAGGCGACGCATCCGCTGTAAACCGTCTGAAAGGTCTGCTGAAACAAACCCATTCGAACGCCGATGGCGTTTGTCGGCAGACAATTTCCAATGGTCGTTGTTATAGTAGCGCCCGGAATGATCTGAGGGATTCCCGTGT
This window harbors:
- a CDS encoding urate hydroxylase PuuD, which codes for MDVFFAEWVSLFLRWFHVIAGVAWIGASFYFIWLDNHLTEPPQWKKDAGIGGDLWAIHGGGFYEVAKYKVGPKQMPEHLHWFKWEAYTTWITGMLLLTWVYYFGAQAYLIDPNVLPLSTGRAVLYGLGFLLAGWLIYDALCRTRLVESRWFGVLIFAIGCGFAWLLTHTFSGRGAFIHMGALIGTIMVANVFFKIIPGQRKMVAAVAAGELPDPKPGLTGKQRSVHNNYFTLPVIFLMISNHYPMTYQGDDSWLILMAIIAISVCVRHYFNLAHRGQRQPAYLVAAALAFVLMAAILSWPKATASANTASSAHSEATPVMSDADALALVQTRCASCHSAAPTDSMFPTAPLGVMLDDLAQIERWSGRITQRAVVTRDMPFLNRTQMTDAERQALGDWLKQRF
- the uraH gene encoding hydroxyisourate hydrolase gives rise to the protein MSHSLSTHVLDTTLGQPARGMKLTLCDAEGTVIAAGVTNDDGRFGDWPDGGFADGIYRLTFHTGDYLNATHGQAFYPEATVCFQLSGADAHYHVPLLVSPFGYSTYRGS
- the uraD gene encoding 2-oxo-4-hydroxy-4-carboxy-5-ureidoimidazoline decarboxylase, whose product is MTLDELNALPADQMAAFLRTTCTAERWIERMVAARPFKHRTDLLDSARIHWAGTNADDWREAFEGHPMIGDINSLRAKYHASKDLSNAEQSGAIGASEATLQALADGNKAYLKRHGFIFIVFASGKTAEQMLELLNARINNSTDQELKLAAAQQLKITLKRLDEAVLDNEPAT
- the xdhC gene encoding xanthine dehydrogenase accessory protein XdhC produces the protein MKRHWRWFEALNELQQNGEPLVLITVLATAGSTPRDAATKMVVTAGEQWDTIGGGNLEFQAIARARELLAGGSARTEVEQIELGASRGQCCGGAAQLLFEVLVSSRQPLAIFGAGHVAQRLLPILAPLDLQLSWIDSRPDWLADAPAGVTTDCLANPVDAIADLPEHSWVLILTHNHQLDFELVQAALKRPDIGYLGVIGSATKAKRFRQRLAHRGWSQADIERMLCPVGVLDIPGKRPAEVAVSIAAQLIQRLHANTAQPAKKATGLNWPQSRSLNQEPSE
- the xdhB gene encoding xanthine dehydrogenase molybdopterin binding subunit, coding for MRKLTDALLKPGQTPGQAGQPVEHDSARRQVAGTARYIDDLPEPAGLLHAAVGQADVAAGILKSLQLDAVRNAPGVQRVITVADVPGHTDIGAVFGGDPVLAEERILFHGQPLFAVAADRFEQARLAVKSAVWEIEPSDAILSVEQARAQNADVGKPVHFRNGDADSAMNTAPHQLSGRIQIGGQEHFYLEGQVSLVIPEEDGGMLVYCSSQHPSEVQKLVAEVLGISFNKVTVDVRRMGGAFGGKESQAAQWACIAALLAHHTGRPVKLRLPRSVDMTATGKRHPFDNRWHLGFDDAGVIQAAKIEINGFCGYSPDLSNAIVDRAMFHADNGYFLGASAIDGYRCFTNTVSHTAFRGFGGPQGMMTIEAAMDDIARHRGEDPLTIRKRNLYGRGERDVTPYQMTVEDNILPELIERLESTSEYWTRRAAIAEFNQRSPIIKKGLALTPVKFGISFTAKHLNQAGALVHVYTDGSIHLNHGGTEMGQGLYTKVAQIVASEFGVALDTVQVSATRTDKVPNTSPTAASSGTDLNGKAAQNAARAIKQRLTEFASDHYGVRPDQVQFADGQVKIGSEQFSFAELVQTAYLNRISLSANGFYRTPKLEWDAQNGRGRPFFYFAYGASCSEVSIDTLTGEYSVDRVDVLHDVGDSINPALDLGQIEGGFIQGMGWLTSEELKWDAAGRLLTNSPANYKIPAIGDTPPIFNVALYPQPNREDTVFKSKAVGEPPLMLPISVWCALRDAIASVADYQISPALDTPATPERVLMAVEALKEHTKVSA
- the xdhA gene encoding xanthine dehydrogenase small subunit, whose protein sequence is MTTFLLNRTRIDLPTTDPDQTLLEYLRLDAHLTGTKEGCASGDCGACTVVVGERTEAGLRYRAINSCITFVHSLNGKQVLTVEHLADSGQLHPVQEAMVKHHGSQCGFCTPGFIMSLFALYHCDVAPDRDAVLNALSGNLCRCTGYRPIIDAALDLLQQRHGDRFSLAAADIEAELKALPAAPNDDGIGFWQPHNRAELGAIIKAQPDARFSAGSTDLALEKTQLVRPLPALIDLTQVAELQLLTVDPNWINIGAAVTYADLAPALLADYPEAREWLERLGSTPIRNRGTLGGNLGNASPIGDTPPLLIALGAEVTLASQTGERRLPVTELITGYRQTVLHTGEWIDTVHIPRRRPNAFVRAYKISKRFEDDISTVCACFYLERDGDQISALRAGFGGLAATPLALKNWTDALLGQSWSNLDVEATAANLAARLHPIDDVRASAQYRVTVTANLWRRFVLESKGGAEPLRVANPGVFHHA
- a CDS encoding MDR family MFS transporter, producing MPKTEFTKAERNATLIGAMLALFLAALNQTIVATATPDIVRELAFPTSWITWIATAYLVTSTATLPIWGKLSDLYGRRNSITAGIVLFCLAGVFCALAQSPLELVLARALQGVGGAAIMTNAMAVIGDLFTPEERPRYQGLFGAVFGVSSVIGPAIGGILTDLAGWHWIFLVNLPVAAVALTFVLTRMPTLRHTGPRRVDYLGASLLLLAVIPLLLALALAPTSYAWSAPQTLGMFALSGLSTLAFGWHQWHSPEPIIELRLFLGARYGLSALASFLIGAAFFGILVFLPLYMVNALGTSATASGASLIPLMMGIVFGNIASGQLVSRVGAYKPILIPSLLLLMAGVIWMALSLSPDQSQLAVTTRIVLLGIGLGPSMPLFTQMMINSAPADKIGMASSAANFTRQLGSTLGVAVMGTLFAVVMHTQLSSHILPAIPDVLADYPAVIELSAADNPQPHLDLAELKTAIDARYAALDPALTLNDEAQHQQALAAADQLEHQLRGAWSTSMSIILWTQAGVILLGLIVTGFIPEMRLQPRRATASA
- a CDS encoding MarR family winged helix-turn-helix transcriptional regulator, which gives rise to MKPQPQDSQRFQVAVRRYGMLIKPVMAARFEQETGHPFTDFPLLASIAQGVRSPSDISKRIQVSNSRVSHLIERGLNQGLIERELDPTDSRRFLLSLTDKGETLVQHVSSALHDLVERSGLSQDELLAATSALEKLATALTEEL
- a CDS encoding DUF6942 family protein, whose protein sequence is MPSNPAQRPHPTAIGLGDANAILSVYAPHRPPQAPYDGLDQMHPFAAGELAQLVTATGNHWRKIFNLYAKLLHRLSPREPSWQDCREQRLLQAGSGTALLFSPPHSTPSESWRLVMGKAYAESCGLHLLADLQPLNGFDWSPSQRLILTPYFDYRALSNARLDNLYRLIDSQGGCQFPL
- the puuE gene encoding allantoinase PuuE, which gives rise to MSSSQSNPPANYPRDLVGYGANPPKAQWPNGARLAVQFVINYEEGGENCQLHGDAESERFLSEIVGAEAYPERHLSMESIYEYGSRAGFWRLHRLFTERQLPVTVFGVAMAMERHPNAVEAMLKADWEIASHGYRWIHYQNVPETVEREHMERAIDIHQRMTGKHPAGWYTGRTSPNTLKLFAQRPEFLYCSDSYADDLPYYDLNYQRPILMVPYTLDSNDMRFATPQGFNTGEQFFTYLKDAFDVLYDEGSVAPRLLNVGLHCRLAGRPGRFAGLKRFVDYVQSHSDVWVTTREAIALHWQATHPL